A segment of the Psilocybe cubensis strain MGC-MH-2018 chromosome 5, whole genome shotgun sequence genome:
GGCATCTGCTGGCGCCCATGGCAGTGTAAACGGCCTTTTAAGCATGCTTAGCGCTATGCGGTAAGTATATTTCCGAATACGTCAAGTACTCCGTTCATTTGTTTCCGTTTATTCTCTTAGCTTTCTCCTTGGCATTGGGGTTGGAGCAGAATATCCCTGTGGTTCAGTATCAGCCTCTGAGCAGTCTGAAGAACCAGGAATCAACAAAAAGGCTCAGCACAGATGGTTTGCCCTAGCAACAAGTAAGGTTTTTTTTCATATTACATCCAATCCACATCTGCATTTTTGTTAAATACAAGTTGCCAGATTCGATGATAGATTTCGGTTTCGTTGTCGCTGCATTCGTTCCTCTTGTTCTATTCTGGATGTACGTATAGGGCTTCAGATCGACTTGACCTTCCTAATTTGAATCGTTTTAAAGCTTCGGTAATGACCACCTTCGCGCAGTCTGGCGCTTATCACTTGGCTTGGGAGTCATTCCTGCCCTTGCGGTATTTATCTGGCGTCTTAACATGGATGAACCAGAACGATATAAGAAAGATTCTATGAAACACACCCGGATTCCTTATCTATTGATCCTTCGTCGCTACGGTGGTAGATTAGCAGCCATCTCCTTCACTTGGTGAGCCCACATCGCAGCCAAATCTTTAAATTTGTACTCAATTACTCAATTACTCCCAGGTTCCTTTACGACTTCATTGTGTAGGCATATGCTCCAGATTTATCGCTTCGAAAACTGTTCACATCGTTTTCTTCGGTTTTTTTAGATATCCCGTGAGTGGTTATTAACAActgtcattgtcatcaaaCCTGAATAAGTTCGAACCAGTTTGGCCTGTATTCATCTATCATTGTTGACCGGTGAGGCGAAGCAAAACGAACTATTATTCTCGCATACACCTGATAGTCGAGTAGTGTAACTGGTGGCTCTTCCAACCTGACTGTTGTATTTGGATGGAATGTGGTTATCAAGTAAGCCAgttttgtttgatttcggTAAGCCCCGCTGAACACGAATCTTTTAGCCTTTTCTATATGCCAGGGACACTTGGTGGTGCTTTCATTGTAGATCACCTCGGTGCCAAACGAACGATGGTGAGTATCAATGTTCTGAGACCCTCTTTAGGTTTTAATCGCGTATAATCCCTAGATAGCTGGCCTTCTTTTACAAGCAGTTATCGGATTTATCATGAGTGGGCTCTATGTTCAGTATGTATGATGGTTAATGAGTCGGATACCTGGAATGACGGTGTTTTACAAGCCTTACCAATCACATTGCTGCCTTCGCTGTGCGTTGATTACAGCTATGCCATTCCCAATCATTGACATGTCTTTGCGATTTAGGTTGTCTATGGTATCTTCTTATCCTTCGGGGAAGTCGGTGCGTTATTTGTTCGCTGTCCATTTTGAAATGACTGTTGATATGATTGCCCAGGGCCTGGAAACTGTCTTGGGTTGCTGGCTAGCAAAACTAGTCCAACAGCTATCCGTGGTCAATTCTACGGTATTGCAGCTGCTATAGGAAAGGTTGGCGCGTTTGTTGGGACGTGGGGTACGTATATCTTCTTGACATAAAGATTTGCTGATGCACTAACTTCTTTGCAGCATTCCCACCAATGATCGACGGTAAGAGATGGTGGCAGTTGAGGTCGTAAAGTTGATTTTCATAATTGCGTGTAGCATTTGGAGGTTCAAACACCACCAGAGGAAACACTGGTCCTTTCTGGGTTGGGAGCGGTGAGTGCAACAAGTAACATTGCCCTCTGAATCGTTAACGGATGTTGGCCCCAGGGATGGCGATTCTAAGCGCAATCATCACACTTCTCTTCATCAAACCTCTAACCACGGATGGTATGGAGCTTGAGGACCGCAAAGTAAGTCTGATACCCTGCTAGTTTAGGATTAAACCTGACCCATTATCTAGTTCCGCGAGTACTTGGAAGCCCATGGTTACGATACCTCGACAATGGGTTTCCCTGGGTCAAACATCAAGACAGATTCGTCATCTTTCGAGGAGAATGAGAATAATGAGAAGAAGGGTAGTGCACAGGTGTGACGGGTTCTTGGTTGAACAGGGCAACTGGTTTTAAATTTAGTATTATAAATCCGTTACGAAACGACATGGCCTGTATGGTTTGGTGTCCTTGGACACGCTTAATGAATGTGATGATCTCTGACTTCTAAGAGAGAGTGGGTGCCTATCGTTCGAATTTGTTGATTCCTTATTGGAGGATAGGCATGAATATGAAATGTCAAATCATCCTTGTAGCATTCCGTGCTTTACAAATCGAATGTCTAGTGTTACATCTCTCCAGTTCATGAGCTTTGTGTTTTAGCCAACTCATTCCTAAAGGCTCAACGGTTAGATAAAATTGCTGTTGTGAAACCAACGCGCGACATGCCTTAGCTGAACACTGAAATCATCTTCcacatcatcgtcatcccaGTTATCTTCCCATAATTTATCTCCCCCTGATTTCGCAGCGCCCGGAGCAGCCCCGCCAAGGTGCGCCAGATCTGTTTTTGAGTCATCCCAGTCTATGGAGAAACCGTCAAAAATTCGCAACAATGCTGATAGCCAGTAGTGCTATGGGTATTTGATCAACTCACCAGACACAGGGAATTCCTCGAActcgtcgtcttcctccAAGACGCTTAGGTTGGGTTGTTGAGCCTCCTTTGGTTTCTCCTCTAATTTAGAGGACTCAGCGGCTTTAGAATTTGATTCTGATGGTGACATGGTGAAGGGAGTTGGTGGTTGTTCAGTGAAAGTGCTAATGTGACGCGTCCCTTTCATCACCGCGACGCGTGGGAATGTGCCTCATTTGTATCCGCCTCATACTTCAGGCCTTTAGGACCTTGTTGGAATTATTGAAATCCATCTGGAGTCCTTTCACATTATTCTACAAGATCACAATGTAAACCCCAGGTCCAACATACGGTCAGAGCACCCATGTAAACATATAATGGATGATTATGGGCCAAATTTTATATCTACTTTAACTTCAAGTGAACTCCATCCCAAAGTGACCTTTGCGGCCTCAATTTAAATATCAGTGCGTCGAAAGCAGGAACTTGAAAGCGATTGCAGGAGGGAAAAGGACAAAAGGATCGGTATCTGAACTAACCACTAAACAGTCCATCTAGTAATAACCAATCAATTTGGAAGAATGAAGGAATGAGCATAGTCGGAGCGTTGTCATACTGAAGTTGAGGCTCAAACAACAGCAACTGAAAACTGAAAATTGGATGACACAGGATTTTCTGTTACAAGTGAATAAAAGCGCCGAAGAAAATAATATCTGAATGGTTTCTTTGTAATGTCCGTCCCTTTCTCCTCGATGATTCATGGTgctgaacttgaagctcCTCCCCGTTCATCCACTCGTTCATCATATGGTTCGAGAGTTTATTAGGTATATCGATTGATGCAATGGTATCTGTATGTAATGGCTTCGTGATTGGTGTTAATTAAAGCTGCAGGGCTTCAACCATCTGTTCAAGTTCATCTTTCGACGATTTGTAATTCTCAGTGACTTGAGGAACTTCATCTTCGAGTTTCGGTGCTTCGTTTTCAACGACTTCGGATGCTTCGTCTTCAACGACTTCGGGGATTTCATCCTCGACTGCCTCGGGACTATGGGGAGCATCTTCACCACTTTCAACATTATCTGATACTTCCAGAGCTGGAGAAGGTGATTTCGGCATGGAACCGACCTCTCCGGAACCAACGCTTTGAGATTCTTCCCCCGCCTCGTCAAGTACCTCCCCACCTTCATGTGCTTCTACACCTTCCTTTGGTGCAGAGTCTTCTTCCACAGGGCCGTTGTCGCCCACCTCCTCTGAGTTGAGAACGGGGTCGATAATGTCCTCGACTGCctttccatctccacctgCCTCAGCTGAAGTAGCAGCCAGACCGACGGCGGCCACGGAGGCAACTACGGCAGAGGCTGTAGCAGCTGGTTTGATTGTAGGCGCCTTCTTTACTTTGGATGGCGATGAA
Coding sequences within it:
- a CDS encoding Glycerophosphocholine permease GIT4 — its product is MTTLGQKIKSVSLIFACGTALFSDGYANGVIGSGSFNFWSCNLYQTYRVPIVLTRVYGAEALSHHNYSRTLSSLGFAGTVVGMLVFGYLSDKIGRKFGMMSATGIVALFSLLSAASAGAHGSVNGLLSMLSAMRFLLGIGVGAEYPCGSVSASEQSEEPGINKKAQHRWFALATNSMIDFGFVVAAFVPLVLFWIFGNDHLRAVWRLSLGLGVIPALAVFIWRLNMDEPERYKKDSMKHTRIPYLLILRRYGGRLAAISFTWFLYDFIVYPFGLYSSIIVDRVTGGSSNLTVVFGWNVVINLFYMPGTLGGAFIVDHLGAKRTMIAGLLLQAVIGFIMSGLYVHLTNHIAAFAVVYGIFLSFGEVGPGNCLGLLASKTSPTAIRGQFYGIAAAIGKVGAFVGTWAFPPMIDAFGGSNTTRGNTGPFWVGSGMAILSAIITLLFIKPLTTDGMELEDRKFREYLEAHGYDTSTMGFPGSNIKTDSSSFEENENNEKKGSAQV
- a CDS encoding Putative 26S proteasome complex subunit sem-1 — translated: MSPSESNSKAAESSKLEEKPKEAQQPNLSVLEEDDEFEEFPVSDWDDSKTDLAHLGGAAPGAAKSGGDKLWEDNWDDDDVEDDFSVQLRHVARWFHNSNFI